The proteins below are encoded in one region of bacterium:
- the polX gene encoding DNA polymerase/3'-5' exonuclease PolX encodes MNNKEIAEIFHSIADILEIKAENPFRIRAYRRAAQVIEELSQSIKDIYTNGKLPNIPGIGEGIAGKISELVQTGKLAEYETIKKSVPSGLLEMLNISSVGPKTVALIYKELGITSVEELEKAAKDHKLAKFSGMGEKKEENIIRGIKILRETKERIPIYEAEVIAQEIINQLKKLRAVDKISIAGSLRRQRETIGDIDILVASKNSEKVMDAFTTLPQVKQILAKGSTRSSVRIEGGRQVDIRVVETDSFGAALHYFTGSKAHNIRIRELGIKKGLKINEYGVFKRALEDKKIAGREEIDVFKSIGMPYICPEIREDRGEIEAGLSGTLPKLIEIDNLRGDLHIHSNWSDGTNSIEEMAEAAIKRGYKYIAICDHSKSLKIAGGLHEGELIERQKEIDELNNKYKNFQILSGIELEIHINGELDFSDDILESLNVVIGAIHTGFSQDEKVNTARIIKAMENRNVDIIAHPTGRLLGKREGYKIDIPAILKAAGDTETALEINAFPERMDLADVYLQEAKEKGAKFAINTDAHSILQLDFAKFGIGVARRGWLEKQDVINCLNIDELQKFLETS; translated from the coding sequence ATGAATAATAAAGAAATTGCCGAAATATTCCATTCTATAGCCGATATTCTGGAGATTAAGGCTGAAAATCCATTTAGGATAAGGGCTTATAGGAGAGCTGCGCAGGTAATCGAAGAACTATCTCAATCTATTAAAGATATCTATACTAATGGCAAGTTGCCAAACATACCGGGCATTGGAGAGGGAATTGCTGGAAAAATATCAGAGCTTGTGCAAACAGGAAAACTTGCTGAATATGAGACAATTAAGAAAAGTGTGCCTTCCGGATTACTGGAGATGTTGAATATATCAAGTGTTGGGCCTAAAACAGTTGCTCTTATCTACAAGGAACTGGGTATAACAAGTGTTGAAGAGCTTGAGAAAGCAGCTAAAGATCATAAACTGGCAAAGTTCTCGGGAATGGGAGAGAAAAAGGAAGAAAATATTATCCGTGGAATTAAAATCTTACGGGAGACTAAGGAAAGAATTCCCATATATGAGGCAGAGGTAATTGCACAGGAGATAATTAACCAGCTTAAAAAGCTAAGAGCTGTAGATAAAATCAGTATTGCAGGCAGCTTACGCAGACAGCGGGAGACAATAGGAGATATCGATATATTGGTCGCCTCTAAAAACTCAGAGAAGGTTATGGATGCTTTTACAACATTGCCTCAGGTTAAGCAAATACTGGCAAAAGGAAGCACACGTTCAAGTGTTAGAATTGAGGGTGGAAGACAGGTAGATATACGAGTTGTCGAAACAGATTCCTTTGGCGCGGCGCTTCATTATTTTACAGGGTCAAAGGCTCACAACATAAGAATAAGAGAATTAGGTATTAAAAAGGGGCTTAAAATTAATGAATATGGTGTTTTTAAACGTGCTCTAGAAGATAAGAAAATCGCTGGAAGAGAGGAGATTGATGTCTTTAAAAGTATTGGCATGCCTTATATCTGTCCTGAGATAAGAGAGGATCGCGGAGAAATTGAGGCAGGACTTTCAGGGACACTCCCAAAATTAATAGAAATTGATAACTTGCGAGGAGATTTACATATTCACTCAAACTGGAGTGATGGAACAAATTCTATAGAAGAAATGGCAGAAGCTGCAATAAAAAGAGGATATAAGTATATAGCGATATGTGACCATTCCAAAAGTCTGAAGATTGCAGGAGGGCTACACGAAGGAGAGCTCATAGAACGACAAAAGGAGATTGATGAATTAAATAATAAATATAAGAACTTTCAGATATTATCAGGTATTGAGCTGGAGATACATATCAATGGAGAACTTGATTTCAGCGATGATATATTGGAAAGCCTGAATGTTGTAATTGGCGCAATACATACTGGATTCTCCCAGGATGAAAAGGTAAATACAGCCAGAATTATAAAAGCTATGGAAAACAGAAATGTTGATATTATTGCCCATCCTACTGGCCGCTTACTTGGGAAAAGGGAAGGGTATAAAATAGATATTCCCGCAATTCTAAAAGCCGCGGGAGATACAGAAACTGCACTTGAAATAAATGCCTTTCCTGAACGCATGGATCTAGCTGATGTCTATCTTCAAGAAGCAAAAGAAAAAGGCGCTAAATTCGCAATTAATACAGATGCTCATAGTATTTTACAACTAGATTTCGCCAAATTTGGCATTGGAGTCGCCAGACGGGGCTGGCTCGAAAAACAAGATGTTATAAACTGTCTTAATATAGATGAATTGCAAAAATTCTTAGAAACTTCTTAG
- the ispF gene encoding 2-C-methyl-D-erythritol 2,4-cyclodiphosphate synthase produces MLIGIGYDIHRLVINRDLIIGGVKIPFIFGLKGHSDGDVLVHAICDGILGAINRGDIGQHFPDDDPLFEGISSLKFLEEMDPILRMENLEINNIDTIIFAEKPKMAPYIDSMKLNIAKALNTKKDKISIKAKTYEQLGPIGEGKAVGAQAIVSLHVKEL; encoded by the coding sequence ATGCTGATTGGAATAGGTTATGATATACACAGATTAGTTATAAACCGTGATCTTATTATAGGTGGAGTGAAGATTCCTTTTATATTTGGACTAAAAGGCCACTCTGACGGAGATGTTCTGGTTCATGCTATATGTGATGGGATTCTTGGCGCAATAAATAGAGGTGATATTGGACAACATTTTCCAGATGATGACCCGCTTTTTGAAGGCATCTCCAGCCTTAAATTCCTTGAAGAAATGGATCCTATCCTACGAATGGAAAATCTCGAAATTAACAATATTGATACCATCATATTTGCAGAAAAGCCCAAGATGGCTCCTTATATTGATAGTATGAAATTGAACATTGCAAAAGCATTAAATACTAAAAAGGATAAAATAAGCATAAAAGCTAAAACATATGAACAACTCGGACCAATAGGAGAGGGAAAAGCTGTTGGCGCACAGGCAATCGTTAGTCTGCATGTTAAAGAACTATGA
- the ispD gene encoding 2-C-methyl-D-erythritol 4-phosphate cytidylyltransferase codes for MRVCALIPNAGSGARMKTALPKQYLALDTKPVLIHTLNILDKAKCINEIILISDKKYIEKSRLLIQKYNIKKVSRIVCGGKTRQESVYKGLMSIRNTPDIILIHDAVRPFITQELINKSIKAAYKYGAAVIGLPLFDTIKLVKDNCIERTVDRNNLWRVQTPQVFRYSLIKTAYQKANKNKFSGTDDASLVEQLNHSVRIVQGSEENIKITDQKQFKLLGGNYKC; via the coding sequence ATGAGAGTATGTGCACTGATCCCTAATGCTGGGTCTGGGGCAAGGATGAAAACTGCCCTTCCAAAACAATATCTTGCCTTAGATACCAAACCTGTCCTCATTCACACACTGAACATACTTGATAAAGCGAAATGCATAAATGAAATCATCCTGATTTCAGATAAAAAATACATAGAAAAGTCGCGTTTGCTGATTCAAAAATACAATATCAAAAAAGTTTCAAGAATTGTCTGTGGAGGCAAAACAAGACAGGAATCAGTTTACAAGGGACTTATGAGTATTAGAAACACGCCTGATATTATACTAATCCATGACGCAGTAAGACCATTTATTACACAAGAACTTATTAATAAATCAATAAAAGCTGCTTATAAGTATGGTGCTGCTGTAATAGGGCTTCCTTTGTTTGACACAATAAAACTGGTTAAAGATAATTGTATTGAAAGAACTGTTGATAGAAATAACTTATGGAGAGTTCAAACTCCTCAGGTATTTAGATACAGCCTTATAAAAACTGCATACCAAAAAGCTAATAAAAACAAGTTTTCAGGAACGGACGATGCTTCATTAGTGGAACAACTAAATCATTCTGTTAGGATAGTTCAGGGCTCTGAGGAGAATATAAAAATTACAGACCAAAAACAATTTAAATTACTTGGAGGGAATTACAAATGCTGA